The following are from one region of the Leptospira saintgironsiae genome:
- the truA gene encoding tRNA pseudouridine(38-40) synthase TruA: protein MTEDPRNYALLIEFDGGCFFGYQSQKQSPTVQEEIEKALEILLKKQTRIWGAGRTDTGVHARGMIVNFKTDSPIPNLSKFLLGMNALTDRGLAIHEITEVPLNFNSQFSCTAREYEYLLVNARFPRPVWKNRAFWYQHRIDVSRLREELELLKGEHDFRSLAKATSMRNRRTTNRVIYDANLIESEEEPGLLRLRIKANGFLHNMVRILTGTLFEIAIEKRKETNILKILSSKDRTIAGITLPPYGLYFLKAYYDSFPEIDRMYQNRKEFGGVPR from the coding sequence ATGACTGAAGATCCTAGAAACTATGCCCTACTGATCGAATTCGATGGTGGATGTTTTTTCGGATACCAAAGCCAAAAACAATCCCCCACAGTTCAGGAAGAAATAGAGAAGGCTCTGGAAATACTTCTAAAAAAACAAACCAGGATCTGGGGTGCGGGAAGAACAGACACTGGTGTCCACGCCAGGGGAATGATTGTAAACTTTAAGACGGATTCCCCTATTCCTAACCTGTCGAAGTTCCTACTTGGAATGAATGCACTCACCGACCGAGGTCTGGCTATCCATGAGATCACAGAAGTTCCGTTAAACTTCAATTCTCAGTTTTCCTGTACAGCAAGAGAATACGAATACCTTTTGGTAAACGCAAGGTTCCCAAGACCAGTTTGGAAAAACAGAGCATTCTGGTACCAACATCGGATTGACGTTTCCCGCTTAAGAGAAGAACTGGAACTACTAAAGGGAGAGCATGACTTTCGAAGCCTGGCAAAAGCGACTTCGATGCGGAACCGTAGGACAACTAATCGGGTCATTTATGATGCTAACCTTATAGAAAGTGAAGAAGAGCCCGGACTTCTTCGTTTACGGATCAAGGCAAACGGTTTCCTCCATAATATGGTCAGGATCCTGACCGGAACACTTTTTGAAATAGCGATAGAGAAGCGCAAAGAGACGAATATATTGAAAATACTTTCTTCCAAAGATAGAACCATAGCAGGGATCACTCTCCCCCCTTACGGATTGTATTTTCTAAAAGCATACTACGATTCTTTTCCTGAGATAGATCGTATGTACCAAAACAGGAAAGAATTCGGCGGGGTTCCTAGATGA